From the genome of Delphinus delphis chromosome 8, mDelDel1.2, whole genome shotgun sequence, one region includes:
- the FSHB gene encoding follitropin subunit beta translates to MTQPIKDEVSSFCFLFSCWRAICCSSCELTNIIITVEKEECGLCKSINTTWCAGYCYTQDLVYKDPAKSNIQKTCTFKESIYETVKVPGCAHHADSLYTYPVASECHCGKCDSDSTDCTVRGLGPSHCSFSEIKE, encoded by the exons GATGAAGTCAGTAgtttttgcttccttttctcttgttggAGAGCAATCTGCTGCAGTAGCTGTGAGTTAACCAACATCATCATCACAGTGGAGAAAGAGGAATGTGGTCTCTGCAAAAGCATCAACACCACGTGGTGTGCGGGCTACTGCTACACCCAG GATCTAGTGTACAAGGATCCAGCCAAGTCCAACATCCAGAAAACATGTACCTTCAAGGAGTCGATATATGAGACGGTCAAAGTGCCTGGCTGTGCTCACCATGCAGACTCCCTGTATACATACCCAGTAGCCTCTGAATGTCACTGTGGCAAGTGTGACAGCGACAGCACTGACTGCACCGTGCGAGGCCTGGGGCCCAGCCACTGCTCCTTCagtgaaatcaaagaataa